In one Echinicola marina genomic region, the following are encoded:
- the gyrB gene encoding DNA topoisomerase (ATP-hydrolyzing) subunit B, translating to MSKEEASNLGDYSAGNIQILEGLEAVRKRPAMYIGDVGIKGLHHLIWEVVDNSIDEALAGHCDTIYVTVMEDNSVKVQDNGRGIPTDMHEKEKRSALEVVMTVLHAGGKFDKDTYKVSGGLHGVGVSCVNALSTMLKATVHRNGKVFEQEYSRGVPQTEVREIGETDKRGTTIHFKPDGEIFAIREYKYDTIATRLREMAFLNAGIRIYLKDMRELDEEGNPRSDEFFSEGGLVEFVEYLDETKEKVINEPIYIESEKNGVPVQVAMSYNSSFSENVVSYVNTINTYEGGTHVSGFRRALTRTLKSYADKSGMLDKVKIEVSGDDFREGLTAVISVKVAEPQFEGQTKTKLGNSEVISAVDSSVSEVLQYWLEEHPKEAKIIVGKVVLAAQARHAARKAREMVQRKNVLGGGGLPGKLADCANTNPEVCELYLVEGDSAGGSAKQGRDRDFQAILPLKGKILNVEKAHEHKIYDSDEIKNILTALGVKFGTADDEKELDLTNLRYHKIVIMTDADIDGSHIRTLILTLFFRYMKSLIESGYVYIALPPLYLLKKGKDERYCWTEEERVKLTKEMAGDGKIESVGIQRYKGLGEMNPEQLWTTTMDPSTRTMKQVTIESAAEADHLFSMLMGDEVAPRREFIEKNAKYAKIDT from the coding sequence ATGAGTAAAGAAGAAGCGTCGAATTTAGGGGACTATTCCGCAGGGAATATTCAGATTTTAGAAGGTTTAGAAGCAGTTAGAAAAAGACCGGCCATGTATATTGGTGATGTGGGGATAAAAGGCCTCCATCACTTGATATGGGAAGTAGTCGATAACTCTATCGATGAAGCTTTAGCGGGCCATTGTGATACCATCTATGTGACTGTGATGGAGGACAATTCCGTAAAGGTGCAGGATAATGGTAGGGGGATTCCTACTGATATGCACGAGAAGGAAAAACGATCAGCCTTAGAGGTGGTTATGACTGTACTCCACGCCGGTGGTAAATTTGACAAGGATACCTATAAGGTCTCGGGGGGACTTCATGGTGTAGGGGTATCCTGCGTGAATGCCTTGTCTACCATGTTGAAAGCTACTGTGCATAGAAATGGAAAGGTATTCGAACAGGAGTATTCAAGAGGAGTGCCCCAAACAGAGGTAAGGGAAATTGGAGAAACAGATAAAAGAGGTACTACGATACATTTTAAGCCTGATGGTGAAATATTTGCCATTAGGGAGTATAAGTACGATACCATTGCTACTCGTTTAAGAGAGATGGCCTTCCTAAATGCAGGGATCAGAATCTATCTTAAAGACATGAGGGAATTGGATGAAGAAGGTAATCCAAGATCGGATGAGTTTTTCTCAGAGGGGGGACTGGTAGAGTTTGTAGAATACCTTGATGAAACCAAAGAAAAGGTTATCAATGAGCCGATATATATAGAATCAGAAAAGAATGGCGTGCCCGTTCAGGTCGCCATGAGTTATAACTCTTCTTTTTCAGAAAATGTGGTGTCCTATGTGAATACCATCAATACCTATGAGGGCGGTACTCACGTATCTGGATTTAGAAGAGCTTTGACAAGGACCTTGAAAAGCTACGCTGATAAATCAGGTATGCTTGATAAAGTGAAGATAGAAGTTTCAGGAGATGACTTTAGGGAAGGTTTGACTGCAGTAATTTCCGTGAAAGTGGCTGAGCCTCAATTCGAGGGGCAGACCAAAACAAAATTAGGGAATTCTGAAGTTATCAGTGCGGTGGATAGTTCTGTGTCAGAAGTATTACAGTATTGGTTGGAAGAGCATCCTAAGGAAGCGAAGATCATTGTCGGGAAGGTAGTGCTTGCCGCACAAGCTAGACATGCTGCTAGAAAAGCCCGTGAAATGGTGCAGCGAAAAAATGTTCTTGGGGGAGGAGGTCTACCAGGTAAATTGGCAGACTGTGCAAATACCAATCCTGAAGTATGTGAATTGTATCTGGTGGAAGGTGACTCTGCAGGCGGTTCTGCAAAACAAGGTAGGGATAGGGATTTTCAAGCTATTTTGCCACTGAAGGGTAAAATCCTGAACGTGGAAAAAGCCCACGAGCACAAGATTTATGATAGTGATGAGATCAAGAATATCCTCACTGCTCTGGGAGTGAAATTTGGTACAGCCGATGATGAAAAAGAACTTGACTTGACCAATTTAAGGTATCATAAAATAGTGATTATGACGGATGCTGATATTGATGGATCCCATATTCGTACTTTGATCTTGACTCTTTTCTTCAGGTATATGAAATCCTTAATAGAAAGTGGGTATGTGTATATTGCCCTGCCTCCATTGTATTTGTTGAAAAAAGGGAAAGATGAGCGCTATTGTTGGACTGAGGAAGAAAGGGTTAAGCTCACTAAAGAAATGGCAGGTGATGGTAAAATAGAAAGTGTGGGAATTCAGCGTTACAAAGGTCTAGGAGAAATGAACCCTGAGCAACTTTGGACGACAACCATGGATCCAAGTACACGTACAATGAAACAGGTTACCATCGAATCAGCTGCAGAAGCTGATCACCTTTTCAGTATGTTGATGGGAGATGAAGTAGCTCCAAGAAGAGAGTTTATTGAGAAGAATGCTAAATATGCAAAGATCGATACCTGA
- a CDS encoding CoA-binding protein, whose translation MASKKTVIIGATDKPGRYAFLAAQMLKEYGHPIVPMSIHKGQVSGEEIIELSSKPPIEGVDTVTMYINPLHQEEWADYIISLTPKRVIFNPGSENQGFIQQLNEAGIESVEACTLVMLRTNQY comes from the coding sequence ATGGCTAGTAAGAAAACAGTTATTATTGGAGCTACAGATAAGCCTGGGAGGTATGCTTTTTTGGCCGCTCAAATGTTAAAAGAATACGGACATCCTATCGTGCCAATGAGTATCCATAAAGGGCAGGTTAGTGGTGAAGAAATTATTGAACTGTCCAGTAAGCCGCCTATTGAAGGGGTGGATACTGTGACCATGTATATCAATCCATTGCATCAGGAAGAATGGGCTGATTATATTATATCCTTGACACCCAAGAGAGTGATTTTTAATCCGGGTTCTGAAAATCAAGGGTTTATACAGCAGTTAAATGAAGCCGGTATAGAAAGTGTAGAAGCTTGTACCTTGGTGATGTTGCGGACAAATCAATACTAG